From Streptomyces chrestomyceticus JCM 4735, one genomic window encodes:
- a CDS encoding SDR family NAD(P)-dependent oxidoreductase — protein sequence MTSSSPSPALAGARILLTGASCGIGQATAQALAEAGADLALNGRHAEGLQDVAAQVVAEGRGAHLLPGDLRDPGAPARLVEAAATSLGGLDALIHIAGAYTADAAGQFRMAPLLRSRDEDWSAALAVNFTAALQLCRSAHPHLVRSPQPSVLLMSSAVGLMGAPAGEAYAMTKAAQVSLVRSLAVAWGPQHIRVNAVCPGIVDTGAFETLEGDEELSHWLLSRTPLGRWASVHDVAQAVLFLTCPAAGFITGQALAVDGGMSVPGSGFTAPDIPAFRERGQADESSTPAAAH from the coding sequence ATGACTTCTTCCTCTCCGTCCCCGGCACTGGCCGGCGCCAGGATCCTGCTCACCGGCGCCTCCTGCGGCATCGGCCAGGCCACCGCCCAGGCCCTCGCCGAAGCCGGAGCCGACCTCGCCCTCAACGGCCGCCACGCCGAAGGACTCCAGGACGTGGCCGCACAGGTCGTCGCCGAAGGCCGCGGTGCCCACCTGCTCCCGGGCGACCTCCGCGATCCCGGCGCGCCTGCGCGGCTGGTCGAGGCCGCCGCTACGAGCCTCGGAGGGCTCGACGCCCTGATCCACATCGCCGGGGCCTACACGGCCGACGCCGCCGGTCAGTTCCGGATGGCCCCCCTGCTGCGCAGCCGAGACGAGGACTGGTCGGCAGCCCTGGCCGTCAACTTCACCGCGGCCCTGCAGCTGTGCCGAAGCGCCCACCCCCACCTGGTCCGATCCCCACAGCCTTCCGTGCTGCTGATGTCCTCCGCCGTGGGCCTGATGGGCGCACCGGCCGGCGAGGCGTACGCCATGACCAAGGCCGCGCAAGTCTCGCTCGTGCGCAGCTTGGCCGTGGCCTGGGGGCCACAACACATCCGCGTCAACGCCGTGTGCCCCGGCATCGTGGACACCGGCGCCTTCGAAACGCTCGAAGGCGACGAGGAACTGTCCCACTGGCTGCTCAGCCGCACCCCGCTGGGCCGGTGGGCCAGCGTGCACGACGTCGCCCAGGCCGTGCTGTTCCTGACCTGCCCGGCGGCCGGCTTCATCACCGGACAGGCCCTCGCGGTCGACGGCGGCATGTCGGTGCCCGGCAGCGGATTCACCGCTCCGGACATCCCCGCCTTCCGCGAGCGCGGCCAGGCCGATGAGAGCAGCACACCGGCTGCCGCGCACTGA
- a CDS encoding DUF5988 family protein produces MPHTTEALLEGGPDHLAGRRAVPQDDHGTDLKIPHLNRYEHYAFAGTRQDTDGATVPVFRWTHHTFIAE; encoded by the coding sequence ATGCCCCACACCACCGAAGCCCTGCTGGAAGGCGGGCCGGACCACCTCGCCGGACGCCGCGCGGTGCCCCAGGACGACCACGGCACCGACCTGAAGATCCCCCACCTCAACCGCTACGAGCACTACGCCTTCGCCGGCACCCGCCAGGACACCGACGGCGCCACCGTGCCGGTCTTCCGCTGGACCCACCACACCTTCATCGCCGAGTAA
- a CDS encoding type I polyketide synthase, translated as MSAVIPRHDEAAGPAEPVAVVGAGCRLPGGVASLAGLWRLLEAEREAVIEVPPGRWDTRRLHAELPPNTVERIRRGGFLTEDITAFDPDFFGISGPEARWLDPQHRLLLEVAWEACEHAGIPVEALRGTTTGVFTGMYVPDHLVRSHRTPQETGPYWMTGAMHGVGAGRLSFLMDLHGPSLAVDTACSSSLVALHLACQSLRARECDAALAAGASVVLSPEAMISEARWDMFSPTGHCHSFDAAADGYVRAEGCGVVLLKRLQDAVRDGDRILAVVRGSAVNQDGRSVRLTAPSQQAQQRVGEAALARSGADPGQVGMVEAHGAGTAVGDPIEFAALNAVYGPGPGRCALGSLKSNIGHTEPASGIAGLLKTIVCLQHGRVPATLHFQRWNPQIDADGSRLFVPTRCQSWPVEAGPRLAAVTSYGVGGTNAHVIVEQAPALASSPVTGPAALSRKAAARAHGEGSAAVAQPTFLLSGGSGAALRAASGRLAEWLEDEGARVPLRDVAHTLAVRRSHAQQRLGVVAGGRNALVERLRAHATGQPAPGLVDGKVGKVGAGAVFVYSGHGSQWAGMGQRLLAHSAPFAAAIDELEPLLQAEGGFSLRKVLAAPEVVSGVDRVQPVIFAYQIALTALWQAHGVQPAAVIGHSMGEVAAVVVAGGLSLADGVRVICRRARLLKRTAGRGAMASVQLGAAEVEAELRRAGADAVSVAVVAAPHNTVVSGDAGQVGDLLRMWEERGVGVARVRVDVASHSAQMDPVLDDLRTALREVTPRTPKLHFYSTVLDDPRADAAFDAAYWCANQRRPVLFSSAITTAAGDGHGLFLEVNAHPLLTRAVEATLAGAGNTHARTVPALQRDEDECLTFATRLAAAHCAGFPVPWQRLLEAGQLADVPPTAFERRPHRVEPSTLTQGSPERPHPLLGEHVADPQDDGRHLWQGAVGIGRMPWLADHRLEGLAVLPAACYCEMALAAADTVFPGSPGRAEVCDIDFQLMLPVEEHDTPVTVICEPADEHRADWQMRSRPADEPWQRHSTAHLTCDTPPSPEPANLAGLRARYRRPADLAPLRDRWHTAHGLQYGPGCQSLTALNLPQQGTAGALAEVTVPDAARPGAASYRWHPVLLDAGLQAMLALWHHATDVDDGHTFPRGIGRLRTYADTTRARWCHVRLDAARPREATGSFQLLDESGAVLAEAEDVRFAHGAPPPAQERFNAPLLQQRWEPVPLAADTKAGGSWLLVSSDADDPPAAAFAHALETRGATVHRLAAPPPAPAPHRLFGTFLSQADGGLDGIIVWLPSPRPVPNALGAEHALQHVAHVVQSLKALAEHAEDARPRLTVITRAAQWVRPDDRPHLDQAGVRGLLRVLTYEHPELLPTLIDADGATTAAHLADEVLAGPEERADEVAWRGATRYLARLTHAPLEAHERRYTDCRFETHTLTVRCRQAHDVSTAELVRGARRSPGPGQVQIRVQATGTALPAPAGEQPGPDAVECAGTVSAVGPDVHTVRTGQQVIAVLEPAEMSNYALARADWVLPLPDGMRPAEAACLPLPCLTAWYGLRHLARLEPREHVLVHDAGHGAGLAAVHIARARKATVWATAATAAQRRYLNGIGVSCLPSPGAHGFADAARHAAGTAGFQVIFTGSALTAQALRACLDALAAAGRLVAAVTPAGAEAIRLAWTAFGKGITVSTFDSRQLLTGAPETVAGVLAEVGPALARGDLPAWPCTVYPVTDAATALRAAPEGRHTGSLALAWPGAGAVTAVTPPTEVPVVRADASYVITGGLGGLGMLVCRWLAGHGAGTVVVNSRSAPSAETAEVLDELRCAGTRIEVVRGDIAAPGTAENLVHAAEAGGMPLRGVVHAAMDLKDATATGIDAQLLEKVWRPKAHGAWRLHEATGARELDWWVLFSSFTSTVGSPGQGAYAAANAWLDEFASWRRAQNLPATAINWGPWAEVGRGAQTRARGFDMITPEEGIAALEHLLRHDRQRTAYIALHPHDWLAAYPATASSPFFQPLITPHNDTEAPGDLLEDLTRAEQTQRLERLQDHIIGELADVLSRDAKRIDPGASLVSLGLDSLLTIELRNRLQRTLRCDIPRTALWTKPTLTALAEDLLDRLALPQKG; from the coding sequence GTGAGCGCAGTGATACCCAGGCACGATGAGGCGGCCGGTCCGGCGGAGCCGGTGGCGGTGGTCGGGGCGGGCTGCCGACTGCCCGGCGGGGTGGCGAGTCTGGCCGGTCTGTGGCGGCTGCTGGAGGCGGAGCGGGAAGCCGTCATCGAGGTGCCGCCGGGCCGCTGGGACACCCGCCGACTGCACGCCGAGCTGCCGCCGAACACGGTAGAGCGTATCCGCCGTGGCGGTTTCCTGACGGAGGACATCACCGCGTTCGACCCGGACTTCTTCGGGATCAGCGGGCCGGAGGCACGCTGGCTGGATCCGCAGCACCGGTTGTTGCTGGAGGTCGCCTGGGAGGCATGCGAGCACGCCGGCATTCCCGTGGAGGCGCTGCGGGGCACGACCACCGGGGTGTTCACCGGTATGTACGTGCCGGATCACCTGGTGCGTTCGCACCGCACGCCGCAGGAGACCGGCCCGTACTGGATGACCGGTGCGATGCACGGGGTCGGGGCGGGCCGGCTGTCGTTCTTGATGGATCTGCACGGTCCCAGCCTGGCGGTGGACACGGCCTGTTCGTCCTCGCTGGTGGCGCTGCATCTGGCGTGTCAGAGTCTGCGGGCGCGGGAGTGTGATGCGGCGCTGGCCGCCGGGGCGTCGGTGGTCCTCAGTCCGGAAGCGATGATCTCCGAGGCCCGGTGGGACATGTTCTCGCCCACCGGCCACTGTCACTCCTTCGATGCTGCGGCGGACGGCTACGTGCGTGCCGAGGGCTGCGGCGTGGTGCTGCTCAAACGCCTCCAGGACGCGGTGCGCGACGGCGACCGCATCCTGGCGGTCGTGCGTGGCTCGGCGGTCAACCAGGACGGCCGCTCGGTGAGGCTCACGGCCCCCTCGCAGCAGGCGCAACAGCGGGTGGGGGAAGCTGCGCTGGCCCGGTCTGGGGCGGATCCGGGGCAGGTGGGCATGGTGGAGGCCCACGGCGCGGGCACTGCGGTGGGTGATCCCATCGAGTTCGCGGCCCTGAATGCGGTCTACGGCCCTGGTCCGGGGCGGTGTGCGCTGGGGTCGCTGAAGTCCAATATCGGGCACACCGAGCCGGCATCGGGCATCGCCGGTCTGCTGAAGACCATCGTGTGCCTGCAGCACGGCCGCGTCCCGGCCACGCTGCACTTTCAGCGGTGGAACCCGCAGATCGACGCCGACGGTTCCCGGTTGTTCGTCCCCACCCGGTGCCAGTCCTGGCCGGTCGAGGCCGGGCCCCGGCTGGCGGCGGTGACCTCCTACGGCGTGGGCGGCACCAACGCGCACGTCATCGTCGAGCAGGCCCCGGCCCTCGCTTCCTCACCGGTCACGGGACCGGCCGCCTTGTCACGGAAGGCGGCAGCGCGGGCGCACGGAGAAGGGTCCGCGGCGGTGGCGCAGCCTACGTTTTTGCTCAGTGGCGGCTCCGGGGCGGCGCTGCGGGCCGCGTCCGGCCGGCTGGCGGAGTGGCTGGAGGACGAGGGGGCCCGGGTGCCGCTGCGTGATGTCGCGCACACGCTGGCGGTGCGCCGCTCGCACGCCCAGCAGCGGCTCGGCGTGGTGGCCGGTGGCCGCAACGCTCTGGTGGAGCGGCTGCGCGCGCACGCCACCGGTCAGCCGGCGCCGGGTCTGGTGGACGGCAAGGTGGGGAAGGTGGGCGCCGGTGCGGTGTTCGTCTACTCCGGCCACGGCTCCCAGTGGGCGGGTATGGGGCAGCGCCTGCTGGCGCACAGTGCGCCCTTCGCCGCGGCGATCGACGAACTGGAGCCGCTGCTGCAGGCGGAGGGCGGCTTCTCCCTGCGCAAGGTGCTGGCCGCGCCGGAGGTGGTGAGCGGGGTGGACCGCGTCCAGCCGGTGATCTTCGCGTATCAGATCGCGCTGACCGCGCTGTGGCAGGCCCACGGGGTGCAGCCGGCCGCGGTGATCGGGCATTCCATGGGCGAGGTGGCCGCCGTGGTCGTCGCCGGGGGCCTGAGCCTGGCCGACGGCGTGCGCGTGATCTGCCGCCGGGCCCGGCTGCTCAAGCGCACCGCCGGGCGCGGTGCCATGGCGTCCGTCCAGCTCGGCGCGGCCGAGGTGGAAGCAGAGCTGCGGCGTGCCGGGGCGGATGCGGTTTCGGTGGCGGTGGTGGCCGCCCCGCACAACACGGTCGTCTCCGGTGACGCCGGACAGGTCGGCGATCTGCTGCGGATGTGGGAGGAGCGCGGCGTCGGCGTTGCGCGCGTGCGCGTCGATGTCGCCTCGCACTCGGCGCAAATGGACCCCGTCCTCGACGATCTGCGGACGGCTCTGCGGGAGGTGACGCCCCGTACGCCCAAGCTGCACTTCTACAGCACGGTGCTCGACGACCCGCGCGCCGACGCCGCGTTCGACGCCGCCTACTGGTGCGCCAACCAGCGCCGCCCGGTGCTGTTCTCCTCCGCCATCACCACAGCCGCAGGCGACGGCCACGGCCTGTTCCTGGAGGTCAACGCGCACCCGCTGCTGACCCGCGCGGTCGAGGCGACGCTGGCCGGCGCCGGCAACACCCACGCCAGGACTGTGCCGGCCCTGCAGCGCGACGAGGACGAGTGCCTGACCTTCGCCACCCGCCTCGCGGCCGCGCACTGCGCCGGATTCCCGGTGCCATGGCAGCGCCTGCTCGAAGCCGGGCAGCTGGCCGATGTCCCACCCACCGCCTTCGAACGCCGGCCCCATCGGGTCGAGCCGTCCACGCTGACGCAGGGCTCTCCCGAGCGGCCCCACCCGCTGCTGGGAGAGCATGTCGCAGACCCGCAGGACGACGGGCGCCATCTGTGGCAGGGCGCCGTGGGTATTGGCCGCATGCCCTGGCTGGCCGACCACCGGCTGGAGGGCCTCGCGGTGCTGCCCGCCGCCTGCTACTGCGAGATGGCCCTGGCCGCCGCCGACACCGTCTTTCCCGGCTCGCCGGGACGGGCCGAGGTCTGCGACATCGACTTCCAGCTCATGCTGCCCGTCGAGGAGCACGACACTCCCGTCACCGTGATCTGCGAGCCCGCCGACGAACACCGCGCCGACTGGCAGATGCGCTCCCGCCCGGCGGACGAGCCCTGGCAGCGCCACAGCACCGCCCACCTCACCTGCGACACACCACCGTCCCCGGAGCCGGCGAACCTGGCCGGGCTGCGCGCCCGGTACCGGCGGCCGGCGGACCTCGCCCCGCTCAGGGACCGCTGGCACACCGCTCACGGTCTGCAGTACGGCCCCGGCTGCCAGAGCCTGACGGCCCTCAACCTCCCGCAGCAGGGCACGGCCGGCGCCCTGGCCGAAGTGACGGTGCCCGATGCGGCCCGGCCCGGCGCGGCCTCCTACCGATGGCATCCGGTGCTGCTGGACGCCGGCCTGCAGGCGATGCTCGCCCTGTGGCACCACGCCACCGACGTGGACGACGGACACACCTTCCCCCGCGGTATCGGCCGGCTGCGCACCTACGCAGACACCACGCGGGCCCGCTGGTGCCACGTCCGGCTCGACGCCGCCCGACCGCGCGAGGCCACCGGCAGCTTCCAGCTGCTGGACGAGAGCGGGGCCGTCCTCGCCGAAGCCGAGGACGTACGGTTCGCGCACGGCGCCCCGCCACCGGCGCAGGAGCGTTTCAACGCGCCGCTGCTGCAGCAGCGGTGGGAGCCGGTCCCGCTGGCCGCCGACACTAAAGCCGGTGGCAGCTGGCTGCTGGTCAGCAGCGACGCCGACGATCCGCCGGCCGCCGCCTTCGCCCACGCCCTCGAAACCCGCGGCGCCACCGTCCATCGTCTGGCGGCCCCACCGCCGGCGCCCGCGCCGCACCGCCTTTTCGGCACGTTCCTGAGCCAGGCGGACGGCGGCCTCGACGGCATCATCGTGTGGCTGCCGTCGCCGCGGCCGGTGCCCAACGCGCTGGGCGCCGAGCACGCCCTGCAGCACGTCGCGCACGTCGTGCAGAGCCTGAAGGCACTGGCCGAGCACGCAGAAGACGCCCGGCCCCGCCTGACGGTGATCACGCGTGCCGCCCAGTGGGTCCGGCCCGACGACCGCCCGCACCTGGACCAGGCCGGCGTGCGCGGCCTGCTGCGCGTCCTGACCTACGAACACCCGGAACTGCTGCCCACCCTCATCGACGCCGACGGTGCCACCACCGCGGCGCATCTGGCGGACGAGGTGCTGGCCGGGCCCGAAGAGCGCGCCGACGAAGTCGCCTGGCGCGGCGCCACCCGCTACCTCGCGCGCCTGACCCACGCCCCGCTGGAGGCGCACGAGCGGCGGTACACCGACTGCCGCTTCGAGACGCACACCTTGACGGTGCGCTGCCGCCAGGCCCACGACGTCAGCACCGCGGAGCTGGTGCGCGGGGCCCGGCGCAGCCCCGGCCCCGGGCAGGTGCAGATCCGCGTACAGGCCACCGGCACCGCGCTCCCTGCACCCGCGGGCGAACAGCCCGGACCGGACGCTGTGGAGTGCGCGGGCACGGTCAGCGCCGTGGGCCCCGACGTGCACACGGTGCGCACCGGACAGCAGGTGATCGCCGTCCTGGAACCCGCGGAGATGAGCAACTACGCCCTCGCCCGCGCCGACTGGGTGCTGCCCCTGCCCGACGGGATGCGGCCCGCCGAGGCCGCCTGCCTGCCGCTGCCCTGCCTGACCGCCTGGTACGGCCTGCGGCACCTGGCCCGCCTCGAACCCCGCGAGCACGTCCTGGTCCATGACGCCGGGCACGGCGCCGGGCTGGCCGCCGTGCACATCGCCCGCGCCCGCAAGGCCACCGTCTGGGCCACCGCCGCCACCGCGGCCCAGCGCCGCTACCTGAACGGCATCGGCGTCTCCTGCCTTCCGTCCCCGGGCGCGCACGGCTTCGCCGACGCAGCCCGGCACGCCGCGGGAACGGCCGGGTTCCAGGTCATCTTCACCGGCTCTGCCCTTACCGCGCAGGCGCTGCGGGCCTGCCTGGATGCGCTCGCCGCCGCCGGCCGCCTCGTGGCCGCCGTCACCCCTGCCGGGGCGGAGGCGATACGGCTGGCGTGGACGGCATTCGGCAAGGGCATCACCGTGAGCACGTTCGACTCCCGCCAGCTGCTGACCGGCGCCCCCGAAACCGTCGCCGGCGTTCTGGCCGAGGTCGGACCGGCTTTGGCCCGCGGCGACCTGCCGGCCTGGCCGTGCACCGTCTACCCGGTCACCGACGCCGCCACGGCGCTGCGCGCCGCCCCCGAGGGCCGGCACACCGGCTCCCTGGCGCTGGCCTGGCCCGGCGCCGGAGCGGTCACCGCCGTCACCCCGCCGACCGAGGTGCCGGTCGTCCGCGCCGACGCCAGCTATGTGATCACCGGCGGGCTGGGCGGCCTGGGGATGCTGGTGTGCCGCTGGCTGGCCGGGCACGGCGCGGGCACCGTCGTCGTCAACAGCCGCTCGGCCCCGTCCGCCGAGACCGCCGAGGTCCTGGACGAGCTGCGCTGCGCGGGCACCCGCATCGAGGTGGTGCGCGGCGACATCGCCGCTCCCGGCACCGCGGAGAACCTGGTGCACGCGGCCGAAGCCGGCGGGATGCCGCTGCGCGGAGTGGTGCACGCCGCCATGGACCTCAAGGACGCCACCGCGACGGGTATCGACGCACAGCTGCTGGAGAAGGTCTGGCGCCCCAAGGCCCACGGAGCATGGCGGCTGCACGAGGCCACCGGTGCCCGCGAACTGGACTGGTGGGTGCTCTTCTCCTCCTTCACCTCCACCGTCGGCTCGCCCGGCCAGGGCGCCTACGCCGCCGCCAACGCCTGGCTGGACGAATTCGCCTCCTGGCGCCGGGCCCAGAACCTGCCCGCCACCGCGATCAACTGGGGCCCCTGGGCCGAGGTCGGGCGCGGCGCGCAGACCCGGGCCCGCGGCTTCGACATGATCACCCCTGAGGAGGGCATCGCGGCCCTGGAGCACCTGCTGCGCCACGACCGCCAGCGCACGGCCTACATCGCCTTGCACCCGCACGACTGGCTGGCCGCCTACCCGGCCACCGCCTCCTCGCCCTTCTTCCAGCCGCTGATCACGCCCCACAACGACACCGAGGCGCCCGGCGACCTGCTGGAAGACCTCACCCGCGCCGAACAGACCCAGCGCCTGGAACGCCTGCAGGACCACATCATCGGCGAGCTCGCCGACGTGCTCAGCCGCGACGCCAAACGCATCGACCCGGGCGCCTCCTTGGTCTCCCTGGGCCTGGACTCGCTGCTGACCATCGAACTGCGCAACCGGCTCCAGCGCACGCTGCGCTGCGACATCCCGCGCACGGCCCTGTGGACCAAACCCACCCTGACCGCCCTGGCCGAGGACCTGCTCGACCGTCTCGCGCTGCCGCAGAAGGGATGA
- a CDS encoding ATP-binding cassette domain-containing protein, with protein sequence MSFTYPGKDNKPALDGVDLHIPAGATVALVGENGSGKSTSAKLLAGLYLPDEGQVLVGGVPTSEIDRQAWFSRIANVSQDFYHWPLTARMNVAIGRTDADPTEERLTAGVRHADAEDLIEDLPRGWDTLLARGYQDGHSLSGGQWQKLGIARAHFRAGQILVVDEPTAALDAKAEQQAFTRIRALAAGGQTVVLITHRLHSVRSADLIYLMEDGRVAESGTFAELMDPATVPDGRFRDMYEIQRAQFASDDDERAVPLQKGPTVT encoded by the coding sequence ATGTCCTTCACCTATCCGGGCAAGGACAACAAACCCGCGCTCGACGGCGTGGACCTGCATATCCCGGCCGGTGCGACGGTGGCTTTGGTCGGGGAGAACGGTTCCGGCAAGTCCACCTCCGCCAAGCTCCTCGCCGGCCTCTACCTTCCCGACGAGGGCCAGGTCCTGGTCGGCGGCGTACCCACGAGCGAGATCGACCGGCAAGCCTGGTTCTCCCGCATCGCCAACGTCTCCCAGGACTTCTACCACTGGCCGCTCACCGCCCGCATGAACGTCGCGATCGGCCGCACCGACGCGGACCCGACCGAAGAACGGCTCACCGCCGGGGTCCGGCACGCGGACGCCGAGGACCTGATCGAGGACCTGCCACGCGGCTGGGACACCCTGCTGGCCCGCGGCTACCAGGACGGCCACAGCCTCTCCGGCGGGCAGTGGCAGAAGCTCGGGATCGCCCGCGCCCACTTCCGAGCCGGGCAGATCCTCGTGGTCGACGAGCCGACCGCCGCGCTCGACGCCAAAGCCGAACAGCAGGCGTTCACCAGAATCCGGGCCCTCGCCGCCGGCGGACAGACCGTCGTCCTCATCACCCACCGCCTGCACTCCGTACGCTCCGCCGACCTCATCTACCTCATGGAAGACGGCCGGGTAGCCGAGTCCGGCACGTTCGCTGAGCTGATGGACCCGGCTACGGTCCCGGACGGCAGGTTTCGGGACATGTACGAGATTCAGCGTGCCCAGTTCGCCTCAGACGATGATGAGCGCGCCGTGCCGCTCCAGAAGGGCCCAACGGTCACATGA
- a CDS encoding ATP-binding protein codes for MQMLSPLQRVLRAEYLLPPAARSASWARRLTGLYLDRPGSACYLVDTDAAQLVVTELVSNATRHARSDCRLRLCGGGGFLSIEVHDDDPAHPQARPATADDEGGRGLFLVDALSTDLTVLDDPGGGKTVRATLAAA; via the coding sequence ATGCAGATGCTTTCCCCTCTTCAGCGCGTCCTGCGGGCCGAGTACCTGCTGCCGCCCGCTGCGCGCTCCGCGTCCTGGGCCCGGCGCCTGACCGGCTTATACCTGGACCGACCCGGGTCAGCTTGTTACCTGGTCGATACGGACGCCGCTCAGCTGGTGGTCACCGAGCTGGTCTCCAACGCCACCCGCCATGCTCGCAGCGACTGCCGTCTGCGCCTGTGCGGCGGGGGCGGGTTTCTGAGCATCGAAGTCCACGACGACGACCCGGCACACCCCCAGGCCCGTCCGGCCACCGCGGACGACGAGGGCGGCCGCGGCCTGTTTCTCGTCGACGCGCTGTCGACGGACCTGACCGTCCTCGACGATCCCGGCGGCGGCAAGACCGTCCGCGCCACACTCGCCGCAGCCTAG
- a CDS encoding GAF domain-containing protein: MKPGFDAVRLVHAAARPHDHAQLPRRLCTALRQGLPVDEVALCLFTSRECRQLLGACGPAALRLEEVQFETGEGPGTEAAATGRPVLYPDLRTRPMPYPFFAPRLHEEAAHVAAVYAFPLALGSHILGTAQCLRYRPHRLDATVLAHTTAALEVTAGAIADFCLPRLAAGEALPWEPAETLAAHWETTYRASGLLADLLDTSVTDAFARLRAIAFTTARPLPALAQDILSSRDTPRRE, from the coding sequence ATGAAGCCCGGCTTTGATGCGGTGCGCCTGGTGCACGCCGCCGCCCGCCCGCACGACCACGCCCAACTGCCCCGGCGGCTGTGCACGGCGCTGCGCCAAGGTCTGCCGGTGGACGAGGTGGCCCTGTGCCTGTTCACCAGCCGGGAGTGCCGCCAGCTGCTGGGCGCCTGCGGCCCGGCGGCGCTGCGCCTGGAAGAGGTCCAGTTCGAGACCGGCGAAGGCCCCGGCACCGAGGCGGCAGCCACCGGCCGACCGGTCCTCTACCCGGACCTGCGCACCCGGCCGATGCCCTACCCCTTCTTCGCGCCGCGCCTGCACGAGGAAGCCGCACACGTCGCCGCCGTCTACGCCTTCCCCCTCGCCCTCGGCTCCCACATCCTCGGCACCGCACAGTGCCTGCGCTACCGGCCGCACCGCCTGGACGCGACGGTCCTGGCCCACACCACCGCGGCCCTGGAGGTGACCGCGGGCGCCATCGCCGACTTCTGCCTGCCCCGCCTCGCCGCCGGCGAGGCCCTGCCATGGGAGCCCGCCGAAACCCTGGCCGCGCACTGGGAGACCACCTACCGGGCCAGCGGGCTGCTGGCCGACCTGCTCGACACCTCCGTCACCGACGCCTTCGCCCGCCTGCGCGCCATCGCCTTCACCACCGCACGCCCCCTGCCCGCCCTGGCGCAGGACATCCTCAGCAGCCGGGACACACCCCGGCGGGAATGA
- a CDS encoding GAF and ANTAR domain-containing protein, with amino-acid sequence MPSSSFPLPDPASSNGPPGLPREARITAALIDLADTLVDDFDPAEFLYRVAEHCMDLLDIGDAGVMLAVPGGPLRLVAASSERVRLVELFELDASEGPCCTAFDQAVPVDHTLNATPSPRWPRFSTRAHSAGYTSVHATPIRLRGDTIGVLNLFRRVPGSLPAADRHLARALADATAISLLQQSTLDQHRTVRAQLEKALDTRTIIEQAKGFLTARHETDLDTAFHRLRAHARHHHLRLVDLARDIVDGTTTLPPPDTDKTPTPP; translated from the coding sequence ATGCCCAGTTCGTCCTTCCCCCTGCCGGATCCGGCCTCGTCGAACGGGCCGCCTGGGCTGCCGCGCGAGGCGCGGATCACCGCCGCGCTGATCGACCTGGCCGACACCCTGGTCGACGACTTCGACCCGGCCGAATTCCTCTACCGCGTCGCCGAACACTGCATGGACCTGCTCGACATCGGCGACGCCGGCGTGATGCTCGCCGTGCCCGGCGGTCCGCTGCGCCTGGTCGCCGCCTCCTCCGAACGCGTACGCCTGGTCGAACTCTTCGAACTCGACGCCAGCGAAGGCCCCTGCTGCACCGCCTTCGACCAGGCCGTCCCCGTCGACCACACCCTCAACGCCACACCCTCACCGCGCTGGCCGCGCTTCAGCACCCGCGCGCACAGTGCTGGTTACACCTCCGTGCACGCCACCCCGATCCGGCTGCGCGGCGACACCATCGGCGTGCTCAACCTCTTCCGCCGCGTCCCCGGTTCGCTGCCGGCAGCCGACCGGCACCTGGCCCGCGCCCTGGCGGACGCCACCGCCATCTCCCTGCTCCAGCAGAGCACCCTCGACCAGCACCGCACCGTCCGCGCCCAGCTCGAAAAAGCCCTGGACACCCGCACCATCATCGAACAGGCCAAAGGCTTTCTGACCGCCCGCCACGAAACCGACCTGGACACGGCCTTCCACCGCCTGCGCGCCCACGCCCGCCACCACCACCTGCGCCTGGTCGACCTCGCCCGCGACATCGTCGACGGCACCACCACCCTGCCGCCCCCGGACACCGACAAGACCCCCACCCCCCCCTGA
- a CDS encoding STAS domain-containing protein codes for MSTRTPMPQGNCRTVRPTGELDLSTAPALRDLLRGNDAAPAARLIADLTAVTFMDTSALTELETAHCRSEAAGGWLRLVYHQPTIGRLLRLTGLTRRFPRYATTQDACANRPAQAITVRPAAAPAGPVAYTNGHLISAWTRAPAGRPPRPRSAGDRQGERPKPA; via the coding sequence TTGAGCACCCGCACCCCCATGCCACAGGGGAACTGCCGCACGGTACGGCCGACCGGCGAACTCGACCTGTCGACAGCACCGGCGCTACGCGACCTGCTCCGAGGAAACGATGCGGCACCCGCGGCCCGCCTCATCGCCGACCTCACAGCCGTGACCTTCATGGACACCAGCGCCCTGACCGAACTCGAAACCGCCCACTGCCGCAGCGAGGCCGCCGGCGGCTGGCTGCGCCTGGTCTACCACCAGCCCACCATCGGCCGGCTCCTGCGCCTGACCGGACTGACCCGGCGCTTTCCCCGCTACGCCACCACCCAGGACGCCTGCGCCAACCGTCCGGCCCAGGCCATAACCGTCCGGCCCGCTGCCGCACCCGCAGGACCGGTCGCCTACACCAACGGCCATTTGATCTCCGCCTGGACCAGAGCCCCGGCAGGGCGCCCACCGCGGCCACGGTCGGCCGGTGACCGACAGGGAGAACGGCCAAAACCCGCATGA